The genomic region AAAAGAACTCCAGTACTGATTACTGAAACAGCTAAAACTGGTCTGAAACCACCTAGGTTATACATACTAGTATACTACTGATGATTGCCAAAAGTGTCAATCTGTCATGCATACTCACATGTTCAAGCCTTATCTCATCTTACATGTATCCTAAGGAAAAAGAAGACTGTTCCATCATACAACTATGTGTGTGAGACTGATGCAAGATTATTTAGTGATCTCATTATATGGTCTATTGGACAGGGTGAAGTACAAATTCTTTCTCAGCTTGATATGCTTAGAGGTACTGGTTATGCAATCTTTGTTTCACTGTTGGTTATAATGCGTATAATTTGTCACTTGAAATTGTTTATTGTGTGTGCCCTTTAAAATTCTATGTCGTGATTTGGTGCAGCAGATGCTAATGAAGTCATTCATGAAAGAAATCAAACTAGTTTACTGTGTACGGTATGTCTGCCAAAATAACATCATTTCCTAGTGTAGTTATAAAATTGGCTTCTTAAAAAATCTTATATGCAATTTGAAATAAGTCTTATGAACTAGTAGAACATTAGTATAAGATTCTTGAAGTGGGACGATAGTCGTTTAATATCCTTTTTTAATTGCCATTTGTGGTCTGCTACGCCTTTGTATTCGGTAAGAGGTCTTTTCggatatgtattttttttaaaaaaaggaaaTGGGTCGATTGGGTTGAAAGTCTCccaaaatgtttttcttttttttgtgtATAATGTATTTTTTTGTAATCATATTAACTTGAAAATTATTTATGAAAGTTGGACAAATAGTGTTGCGGGCGACCGGACCTGTCCAACCTGCCCAATATTCCACCTCTAGTATTTCTTCTGGTTAATTACCACATGGTGTACAAAAAGTTTATTTTCTACCATGTTGTAATCAGAGGCAAATTGATACCTGTGTTGAAGATGATGTCGAATTCCCAAATTTTGTCAACAAGGACGAAATCACATGCATCTTGGGGGAAGCTTCTGCATGTGATTCTGATGAAGAAATTCTCTTTAAAAATCAGGTACACATGTGTGGCTTTTGGTTTAAAGTAGGAATCACTGTGGGTATGGAGGATTCCCAGTTTTATGTGCATCAAACCCATATATAATTAAAGCAAACATACCAAAGACTAAATCCATACCCCAAAACCAAACATCCCTAAAAGTGTTCGCTTTGTGATTTTAAGGGGACAGGGGACTGCATGCAGTTGAGTACAAGCTTCACTTCTGAGGCTGATAATGATAACTACCAGAATATAAACCCTTTTACTTCTGGCGGAAATAGAAAAGGTGTTTGCACTTGGCTTGCAGAAAATGCAGATATTAACGTGACTGATAATTGTGCTTCATTCCATTCTTTATCTTCCAAACTAAAGAGGTCATCTAAAGGTAACTACTTAAATTAACGATTCATATAAACGGATGCATGGATCTTGTTTATCACTGCTCGGGGTAGCAATTTTGAACCATCTACAAATGAAAGGGTCGATTTGAACCATCTCCCCGACCCGTCCCGTTTTGAACACAGTCACATACTGACAATTTATCTTAAATTAAATGACAATCTCTCATTATGCTTAATCATTTACTGCCAGGTGGCCAAGGCAAAGCCAAACACAAGTTTTCTATTCGAACACTGTCACATAACGACAATTTAAATAAAGATTCAAGTGATGTGTACGAAAGTCACACATCAGTTAAGGTCAGTTCATCATGACATCATGTGACGTAACTGAATCCAATTTTAAACGAAATCAAGTAGTCATCCCAATTTCCTGAAGTTTTCCAGGAAAAAGAGATGGATGGGATGACGAATTCTATGACGCCAGCTAGATTTCCGATTTCACATACTCATTCCTCGACTTCAGTAGCAGAGCTCCTTTTACGGGTTCAAGATGAACATGATCTACCTGAAGGAAGTACTATAAATGTAGCTCTTGTAAGCGTATATACTTCTTTGCTCTTCAGCTTTACATAGAGATGGCGATTTCGAACCGTATATATATAACAAAAGAGGGTGTCTTAGGAATAGTTCCTAAGACGCAACCTCTATTTCTATTATTTTTCTTTATCAAATTTTCAAAGATTCCATCCAacacattgttttttttttcttttttgtgtaTTCAACCCTTCAACTTTTAGCATTGCCACTTACACCCCCTTaactttctaaaaactttgtaaaatgtcattttgatCCCCCCTTGATTTTaggtgcttatttttatgtacgtggggtcaaatataatatgctTTTGTGCTTATTTTAATTGTACGTTTTTGGATGGTCTAAGTTTTGTTCGGAAAcgagttgggtcaaatataatacgttttcattaggCGGAATAAATTTAagttactttacgtttcgacTCCGCTACAACGCGTGCTTATTTTAAGTACGTTTCGTTATAAATCCAAGTTGCTTTACGTTTCGACATAAATTTTCTCGGTaatgagtcaggtcaaatataatacattttcgtgcttattttcatgtgtgttttcagttggtctatgttttgacgtaaattttgttcgaaAACGAGTCAAGTCAAATGTTTGACGGTATAAGTTCAAGTTACTTTAAGTTTCGATGCCGCCGCAACACACAGCGGGTCAAAATACTAGTTAAAGATATTTGCTAAAATGGATCAAATGTCAATAGTCACCCAACATGTATTTTTAATGCATACAGCCGGttaaatcattttattcaaaAGTTTATATATCATTATCATAataattttgtttttaataatattataTAACTTATCAGCTATTCATAAAATAATGATAAAAAGTGATTGTGGGTAAAACTTAACCTGAACCATACTAAAATTTTGCCCTTTTTAACCCCGCCCATTTTGCACCTGTAACTTTATATATCACacttttatgttatattttatctACTGCAGTACGATAAAACAAAAGGCCAATCCAAAGAACGAGCTGTCAAGAGACGTGTATTGTCAACGGATCATAGTGACATCGATGATGACCCTGATTGTTTAGACAGTGATTCATCAGAAGATAACGAGGTCTGTAATTCTATCTGCGCTTCACCATTTTATTTCTTAATGAGTTGCAAATTCAACCCATATACCTATGAAGTGGTCGATTCTGGTTGTGTTTATTTCACTTGGGCCAGTTAAAAATTATTAGCGAAAAGAGGAACGGGTCAGACGGGGTAAAGCGCCCCAAAGTCTTATTTCAATGCATACAACCTTCTAGATCCTacttttttaggatttttagatTATTACACTACAGCTACTCATttgtaaaatataaaaaacaaattGGACAAAAGGTATAGTACAGGTAAACTCAACGGCACCTAACCTGTTGTGACTCATAATAAAAAGTGGCCCATTTGATGCGTCATTAAACCCACTCAACCCGCTCATCTTGCGACCTCtctagggctgcaaatgaaccgaacgaacacaaacaaggacttgttcgtgttcgtttgttaaggaaataatgtgttcacgaactgttcatgaacgtttaccgaacaagattttttgttcgtgttcgatcattaaggaaatgaacgtgttcatgttcgtttgtgtttgtctATTAATTATAGGTACTGGACAAAAGCGAATGCAAACAAAGACTTatgaacgttcatgaacataaacgaacacaaacgaacgctcATGGTTACACAAACCAACACAAACAAGCGGTCATGAACAaaaatgaacacaaatgaacatatatTAAATTTCGAATAAAATCGGCATCTTGCATCACAAACACAATGTAGATCCGCCCGAAGTATACTAACCCAATTATTATCCAAACATACTTGACATAATCTTGATCACATAATTACCATAAAATAATGTCCAAAAAAACACAAAATGTCAAAATTATCATATTAAACTTGAAGTCCTGATTTAATCCACCCAATATAAACTCGAAGTCTTCATTTAATCCACCCAACATAATAGTTAATTAAATAAGTGAAATAATGCTAATATTT from Helianthus annuus cultivar XRQ/B chromosome 10, HanXRQr2.0-SUNRISE, whole genome shotgun sequence harbors:
- the LOC110884226 gene encoding uncharacterized protein LOC110884226 isoform X4; its protein translation is MWRSTVFPENENSDQSISEDDDLSEELVEDHVSLGNPAEKKGEVQILSQLDMLRADANEVIHERNQTSLLCTRQIDTCVEDDVEFPNFVNKDEITCILGEASACDSDEEILFKNQGTGDCMQLSTSFTSEADNDNYQNINPFTSGGNRKGVCTWLAENADINVTDNCASFHSLSSKLKRSSKGGQGKAKHKFSIRTLSHNDNLNKDSSDVYESHTSVKEKEMDGMTNSMTPARFPISHTHSSTSVAELLLRVQDEHDLPEGSTINVALVSYDKTKGQSKERAVKRRVLSTDHSDIDDDPDCLDSDSSEDNEYNHQIQELIMPESKQKTIADQFHEALGAASTNEDDPVYAAPQRTGFGLFGKLKRVMQSEKEKDSIFLNKLCNEDEAGCLDVKILSKTLEGKLTVCLCSSVEDDESSTSIDNNLSIVKRKNTTIIFSSRVCSDVELDVGTLVRIHPPWKEVSIKGKDETAILSTYFSQI
- the LOC110884226 gene encoding uncharacterized protein LOC110884226 isoform X6 produces the protein MWRSTVFPENENSDQSISEDDDLSEELVEDHVSLGNPAEKKGEVQILSQLDMLRADANEVIHERNQTSLLCTRQIDTCVEDDVEFPNFVNKDEITCILGEASACDSDEEILFKNQGTGDCMQLSTSFTSEADNDNYQNINPFTSGGNRKGVCTWLAENADINVTDNCASFHSLSSKLKRSSKGGQGKAKHKFSIRTLSHNDNLNKDSSDVYESHTSVKEKEMDGMTNSMTPARFPISHTHSSTSVAELLLRVQDEHDLPEGSTINVALYDKTKGQSKERAVKRRVLSTDHSDIDDDPDCLDSDSSEDNEYNHQIQELIMPESKQKTIADQFHEALGAASTNEDDPVYAAPQRTGFGLFGKLKRVMQSEKEKDSIFLNKLCNEDEAGCLDVKILSKTLEGKLTVCLCSSVEDDESSTSIDNNLSIVKRKNTTIIFSSRVCSDVELDVGTLVRIHPPWKEVSIKGKDETAILSTYFSQI
- the LOC110884226 gene encoding uncharacterized protein LOC110884226 isoform X9, encoding MWRSTVFPENENSDQSISEDDDLSEELVEDHVSLGNPAEKKGEVQILSQLDMLRDANEVIHERNQTSLLCTRQIDTCVEDDVEFPNFVNKDEITCILGEASACDSDEEILFKNQGTGDCMQLSTSFTSEADNDNYQNINPFTSGGNRKGVCTWLAENADINVTDNCASFHSLSSKLKRSSKGGQGKAKHKFSIRTLSHNDNLNKDSSDVYESHTSVKEKEMDGMTNSMTPARFPISHTHSSTSVAELLLRVQDEHDLPEGSTINVALYDKTKGQSKERAVKRRVLSTDHSDIDDDPDCLDSDSSEDNEYNHQIQELIMPESKQKTIADQFHEALGAASTNEDDPVYAAPQRTGFGLFGKLKRVMQSEKEKDSIFLNKLCNEDEAGCLDVKILSKTLEGKLTVCLCSSVEDDESSTSTDSNLSIVKRKNTTIIFSSRVCSDVELDVGTLVRIHPPWKEVSIKGKDETAILSTYFSQI
- the LOC110884226 gene encoding uncharacterized protein LOC110884226 isoform X3, coding for MWRSTVFPENENSDQSISEDDDLSEELVEDHVSLGNPAEKKGEVQILSQLDMLRADANEVIHERNQTSLLCTRQIDTCVEDDVEFPNFVNKDEITCILGEASACDSDEEILFKNQGTGDCMQLSTSFTSEADNDNYQNINPFTSGGNRKGVCTWLAENADINVTDNCASFHSLSSKLKRSSKGGQGKAKHKFSIRTLSHNDNLNKDSSDVYESHTSVKEKEMDGMTNSMTPARFPISHTHSSTSVAELLLRVQDEHDLPEGSTINVALYDKTKGQSKERAVKRRVLSTDHSDIDDDPDCLDSDSSEDNEYNHQIQELIMPESKQKTIADQFHEALGAASTNEDDPVYAAPQRTGFGLFGKLKRVMQSEKEKDSIFLNKLCNEEYVLSRHLESDQLQAFMNSDEAGCLDVKILSKTLEGKLTVCLCSSVEDDESSTSIDNNLSIVKRKNTTIIFSSRVCSDVELDVGTLVRIHPPWKEVSIKGKDETAILSTYFSQI
- the LOC110884226 gene encoding uncharacterized protein LOC110884226 isoform X7 — its product is MWRSTVFPENENSDQSISEDDDLSEELVEDHVSLGNPAEKKGEVQILSQLDMLRADANEVIHERNQTSLLCTRQIDTCVEDDVEFPNFVNKDEITCILGEASACDSDEEILFKNQGTGDCMQLSTSFTSEADNDNYQNINPFTSGGNRKGVCTWLAENADINVTDNCASFHSLSSKLKRSSKGGQGKAKHKFSIRTLSHNDNLNKDSSDVYESHTSVKEKEMDGMTNSMTPARFPISHTHSSTSVAELLLRVQDEHDLPEGSTINVALYDKTKGQSKERAVKRRVLSTDHSDIDDDPDCLDSDSSEDNEYNHQIQELIMPESKQKTIADQFHEALGAASTNEDDPVYAAPQRTGFGLFGKLKRVMQSEKEKDSIFLNKLCNEDEAGCLDVKILSKTLEGKLTVCLCSSVEDDESSTSTDSNLSIVKRKNTTIIFSSRVCSDVELDVGTLVRIHPPWKEVSIKGKDETAILSTYFSQI
- the LOC110884226 gene encoding uncharacterized protein LOC110884226 isoform X1 — encoded protein: MWRSTVFPENENSDQSISEDDDLSEELVEDHVSLGNPAEKKGEVQILSQLDMLRADANEVIHERNQTSLLCTRQIDTCVEDDVEFPNFVNKDEITCILGEASACDSDEEILFKNQGTGDCMQLSTSFTSEADNDNYQNINPFTSGGNRKGVCTWLAENADINVTDNCASFHSLSSKLKRSSKGGQGKAKHKFSIRTLSHNDNLNKDSSDVYESHTSVKEKEMDGMTNSMTPARFPISHTHSSTSVAELLLRVQDEHDLPEGSTINVALVSYDKTKGQSKERAVKRRVLSTDHSDIDDDPDCLDSDSSEDNEYNHQIQELIMPESKQKTIADQFHEALGAASTNEDDPVYAAPQRTGFGLFGKLKRVMQSEKEKDSIFLNKLCNEEYVLSRHLESDQLQAFMNSDEAGCLDVKILSKTLEGKLTVCLCSSVEDDESSTSIDNNLSIVKRKNTTIIFSSRVCSDVELDVGTLVRIHPPWKEVSIKGKDETAILSTYFSQI
- the LOC110884226 gene encoding uncharacterized protein LOC110884226 isoform X5 → MWRSTVFPENENSDQSISEDDDLSEELVEDHVSLGNPAEKKGEVQILSQLDMLRADANEVIHERNQTSLLCTRQIDTCVEDDVEFPNFVNKDEITCILGEASACDSDEEILFKNQGTGDCMQLSTSFTSEADNDNYQNINPFTSGGNRKGVCTWLAENADINVTDNCASFHSLSSKLKRSSKGGQGKAKHKFSIRTLSHNDNLNKDSSDVYESHTSVKEKEMDGMTNSMTPARFPISHTHSSTSVAELLLRVQDEHDLPEGSTINVALVSYDKTKGQSKERAVKRRVLSTDHSDIDDDPDCLDSDSSEDNEYNHQIQELIMPESKQKTIADQFHEALGAASTNEDDPVYAAPQRTGFGLFGKLKRVMQSEKEKDSIFLNKLCNEDEAGCLDVKILSKTLEGKLTVCLCSSVEDDESSTSTDSNLSIVKRKNTTIIFSSRVCSDVELDVGTLVRIHPPWKEVSIKGKDETAILSTYFSQI
- the LOC110884226 gene encoding uncharacterized protein LOC110884226 isoform X2 — protein: MWRSTVFPENENSDQSISEDDDLSEELVEDHVSLGNPAEKKGEVQILSQLDMLRDANEVIHERNQTSLLCTRQIDTCVEDDVEFPNFVNKDEITCILGEASACDSDEEILFKNQGTGDCMQLSTSFTSEADNDNYQNINPFTSGGNRKGVCTWLAENADINVTDNCASFHSLSSKLKRSSKGGQGKAKHKFSIRTLSHNDNLNKDSSDVYESHTSVKEKEMDGMTNSMTPARFPISHTHSSTSVAELLLRVQDEHDLPEGSTINVALVSYDKTKGQSKERAVKRRVLSTDHSDIDDDPDCLDSDSSEDNEYNHQIQELIMPESKQKTIADQFHEALGAASTNEDDPVYAAPQRTGFGLFGKLKRVMQSEKEKDSIFLNKLCNEEYVLSRHLESDQLQAFMNSDEAGCLDVKILSKTLEGKLTVCLCSSVEDDESSTSIDNNLSIVKRKNTTIIFSSRVCSDVELDVGTLVRIHPPWKEVSIKGKDETAILSTYFSQI
- the LOC110884226 gene encoding uncharacterized protein LOC110884226 isoform X8 — protein: MWRSTVFPENENSDQSISEDDDLSEELVEDHVSLGNPAEKKGEVQILSQLDMLRDANEVIHERNQTSLLCTRQIDTCVEDDVEFPNFVNKDEITCILGEASACDSDEEILFKNQGTGDCMQLSTSFTSEADNDNYQNINPFTSGGNRKGVCTWLAENADINVTDNCASFHSLSSKLKRSSKGGQGKAKHKFSIRTLSHNDNLNKDSSDVYESHTSVKEKEMDGMTNSMTPARFPISHTHSSTSVAELLLRVQDEHDLPEGSTINVALYDKTKGQSKERAVKRRVLSTDHSDIDDDPDCLDSDSSEDNEYNHQIQELIMPESKQKTIADQFHEALGAASTNEDDPVYAAPQRTGFGLFGKLKRVMQSEKEKDSIFLNKLCNEDEAGCLDVKILSKTLEGKLTVCLCSSVEDDESSTSIDNNLSIVKRKNTTIIFSSRVCSDVELDVGTLVRIHPPWKEVSIKGKDETAILSTYFSQI